The stretch of DNA AGGTCCAGTTGGGAATTACCGGACCTCGAGTCTGGCAAAATCACAGCCATCAGCGATTCCGATGGAGTCAACTACCCCTGGTACGGCAACACGACCGAGACTTGTACCGTCACCGGCCCCACCAAACGGGAGAGTAAGTTCACCGTCAGCATGAATGATAACTTCTACCCAAGCGTGACATGGGCGGTGCCTGTTAATGACGGCAACGTGCCAAAGCTGACGGGCATCCACCGGGACCAAAGCTTCACCACCTGGCTAGTGGCTACCAACATGAACACCAACGACATTATTATCCTTCACACGATAAAATGGAGGATGAGACTCGAAATCGAGGTCAACCCCAACCTGCCGTTAGGGCAACGAGCCAAACTAAAGGAGCCCTTTGGGCAAGAGCAACCGCAGGTACTCACTAAAAACGAACCCTTACCTCCTAGTGCACTGGTAAAACCCAACGCAAATGACGCCCAGGTTCTAATGTGGAGGCCGAAGAAAAGGCAAGGAGAAGTGGTCATACCGCCCCGGCGCCGGTAACGGAGACGGGTAGAAGAAATGAGCTGCtaatagacaaaaaaaatcatatttttttgctttattctaAGCTCGGGTATCACTGTGTTATTTTCTAGACTTGGAGGTTCTCCAGCCATCTAGAACATGAAGACGAACCTAGACGCTCAAGGACAAGTAGACTCTTGTAGACCATCCGCTTAATGTGACCCGTTGATAGGGGGGAATCCTACCTACTGAATGGCCAGTCATTGGCCCAATCACAATCGAGAGACCTCAATGTCCAAGGCCTTCAAATTTCATACCCCGTAGAACGCGTTGAGTCTAGCTCGATGGCTTCCTTCCATTTTAAGGAGGAAATCTACAAACTGGAGATTTGGAagttatttatgattttttttttttttttaatcaaatgtacttttcatgcattttgcaaaATTGCCAAAATCTTCTTTTATTGGTtgatcattttaaaggggaaggaaacccAAGTATAACATATTGCACAATGAAAGCAGGTATCAGTCTAATATATATTAAGATCTTtccatgattttaaagttgtcaaaaagggagtacaggtatgggacccgttatccagaatgctcgggaccaagggtattccggataaggggtctttccgtaatttggatcttcggaCTGGACTGGCAGGACACCGGTAAAAAACTCTGTAGGCCCTTCCAATCCAGACCCAACCTGGAGCTCCCCTGTTACCAATGCTCCGCCGCAGCCCTCCCCTCCCCCACTCACTCAAGTATAAGGTACATATGTAGGGGTAAGGGCTGACAGTTGGTGAGCgggcaggcagcaggggcccctggggtagcagcctctGGTGGTGGGCAGTAGAATGGGcagaaaatgtgtaattaatgtctATTGGGAAGCTGctttcagttcgggattcggcagaatccgtcggaGTGGGTCcggggattcagccgaacccaaaatagtgggttcgggggttcagccgaacccaaaaaagtgggttcggtgcatccctactttcatTATGCAACATTTAATACTGGGTTTCCTCCCCGATTAGGTTGTATTTGCAGCTTTTTTTGATTGGGGAGAGTGgcgttttttttcccccaatggGACGTGACGCTGGAAGTAGTGTCATGTGACTGCCACGTGACACATAtgatatttttgttgttgtattcAGCTCCAACTCAGGGACAGGTAGCCCAATTGCACGGCTACTAAGGGTTGAATAAAACATTGCTGGGCaatgttatttctttttcttttttttggtttgttgttTTTTATGTCCATATGTAACCCCAAGGGGCAAGTTGGGTGCTACCGGCAGATACCCTTGTCACCCACCTTTGCATAGACGGAACCACGGGCCAATAGAAATGAAGTATCTTTAGGGGAGCATGAGGAAAAGGCAGGGACAGATATTCATCATTTGCACAGGATGGAACGTATAGAATAGCTCAgataataaagggttaatctgCGAGTAATCGCCCATATCCGCACTGTTTTGCCTTGGATGGAATGCAGCGTGACCAGCTTGCCTTGTGGCCTATATTTAGCGCTAGCAGGGCGACAGACTCACGGtggcatttattaaaggggttgtaccgCTTTAAATCTAAGGCAAcatgcaattagtcttcattttttatgtatttagcgttttgttctggttgctatggtccaattttACCTAGCAACCGGGccgtggtttgaaagagagacagggatatgaataggggagggcctaaatagaaagataagtcataaaaagtaacaataataataaaattggggctcacagagcaatagtttttttggttgccggggtcagcgacccccatttgaaactggAAAgcgtcagaagaggaaggcaaataattcaaaaactataagaaatataaaaacagttgaaaagctgctaagaataggccagtcTATAACATAAACCTGAAGAAGAACCACCCTTATAAGGGGTTTCAAAGGGGTTATTGGCTGCCGTTGTGCACAgtgtcaggctgggccccctaaaGCCGACCAGAGAACCTAATAATATCAAGGGCCCACTTTCAAAAACATTGGCCCTAGCGAGTCCCTGAACGACCCCGGTCGTGCAACTTGGGGCCCCCGATCTCTGAAGTGCTGGCGTGGTTCCGCTGATCTCTGCATATGTCTACCCACAATTCCAAGGTGGAAATGATTCTGTAAGTCAATGTACTTCTGTGGGCGCGGGAATGTTCTCGTTTTAAACAAGGCCTCGTTCTTTATCATTTGCAGcagagtttgtttttttcttcgtttagtgcccccccccccccccccactgggtgTGAATCAGCCCCAGACATAACAGATGGAACCCTGTCTCCACAAGTCAGATAGAGATACGGGAATGTTTTCTTGCAGTGAAAGCAAAATATTGTAACAATCGCACATGAAGATATGGAAGTCTCTAAGTCTGAGACAAAACCAAACCAAAAATAAAGAGTCGATTGGGgttaaaagtcacaaagtttgcacccggtctagtaacccatagcaactaacccGATTGTGTGTTTCTAACAGGTGACCAGATGATTGCTTGTTGCGGGTTAGTAGGCCTGGtgcaacttttattataatactcCCAATGTAAGCTGAAGCCACTATGGTTTTCCCATACCCACACCCCCCAAACCTAGCTCCTCCCCCACTCCTGGCCATAGCCATACATATGCTGGAAGCCTTTTTCCCCAGTGTATCCTTTATATCATATGTTCCAGCCTCTATGGGCAAATAAaaggccattcctttatattgtaagtactcaggggcaaggccattcctttatattgtaagtactcaggggcagggccattcatttatattgtaagtactcaggggcagggccattcctttatattgtaagtactcaggggcaaggccattcctttatattgtaagtactcaggggcagggcca from Xenopus tropicalis strain Nigerian chromosome 8, UCB_Xtro_10.0, whole genome shotgun sequence encodes:
- the fam78a gene encoding protein FAM78A gives rise to the protein MGCIQSLSCKPKVLRESIAVLDLKASIDSTPTTIDESSNVVLRYRTPHFRATAQILVPPVALKETWRIGWIQACNHMEFYNHYGDLGKSSWELPDLESGKITAISDSDGVNYPWYGNTTETCTVTGPTKRESKFTVSMNDNFYPSVTWAVPVNDGNVPKLTGIHRDQSFTTWLVATNMNTNDIIILHTIKWRMRLEIEVNPNLPLGQRAKLKEPFGQEQPQVLTKNEPLPPSALVKPNANDAQVLMWRPKKRQGEVVIPPRRR